CAAGTCAGTCTCCGGACTTGAATCCAATAGAGCATTTGTGGGAAGAGTTGGAAAGACGTCTTGGAGGTATTCGGGCTTCAAATGCAGATGCCAAATTCAACCAGTTGGAAAACGCTTGGAAAGCTATCCCCATGTCAGTTATTCACAAGCTGATCGACTCGATGCCACGTCGTTGTCAAGCTGTTATTGATGCAAACGGATACGCGACAAAGTATTAAGCAtaattatgttgtttttaaatccaattgcTCATATTCCGGTACTTTAATTGTCATTTCCTTGCAACCtcggttttttcaatatttctagtttttcgatttttttgaatttttctgaagttttttcaaaatctgttgaacattttttatgaatattgtgtttttagattttgtgaacactgtggtgaagtttcaaaacaaaataaccacttagaaaaaagttacacacaaaaaaccaaaagtggatatctttttggccagcactgtatattccatttttcttcatttcttcgtattatttttttaaagcctaattttaatattctatcgaaaatcgagcccgtaaatcgatacaagcgctacagtagtcatttaaagaattactgtagttttcgctccGAGATAtcttgcgcgtcaaatatgctgcACAATATGCATTCACAGAATATTATGAGTTCCCAATAttaggtaaaaaaaaagtacaaaccTCGAAGACCAGCTTTCCAAGCGGCGCCCCATCAGCTGTGATGTCCATGAATacttttttcggcatttttttgaataaatttattttcgaacgAAATAAAAGTACGAATGGAATGAGGATAGGAAGAGGAAGAGGAATTCCTCCAGAAGtagatcaattttcaaattaggtCGAATTTTCGTTGTATTCTTTAGCTCCATATAGTGGAGGCAATTATCGTTAGTGTGTTGGAAAAGGAGcaacgtttgaaaatttgaaattaggaAGTTATTGATCAAATGGGTCTCAACACGAAAAAATTGCaagctagttttttttgtaggcGCCCACACGGGCTTCTGGGCTTCCtcgttgcattttttttgcacgCCATTGACAATTGCCTACTGTACTCCACTCGGATAAATAAATGTAGTTTTACAATGAAAACTaggccgcgacgcgacacgcaacgcgccgtaaatctacccgaGCCGTGGCCGAGTCAAAACGGCctaattcggcaaactcttacaCTTCTAAATATGAGGGAGCTAAAACCGTATGTGAGAATTTCCGTCACACCTCTCAATCATGGGtcggatgggtctcgccacgcggacTACAATTTGCTGAACATCTGTAATATTTATAATGTTTATGGATCCTTAATATACGGTTTCAAATTAAATGCACACTTTATTGAGCAGCTATGTAATATTATTACTCGGCACCACCGAACTCTGATTTTCCAATCGAACATGCGTCAAAACCGTGAGCCATCGAAGCGTAAACTCGCGGTACGGTGCGTGTATGTAAATCATGACGATTGTCGAGAAGAAACCATGGGATGACACAATTATCACAGTAATATTATTGATTGCCTGATTGTGGTAGAAGACTAGGCACGAAACACCGATATAGATGATGGGCAGGATGAGAATAAGAATTGGGATTGttagctgaaaatgattaagtattacgggaacactaaattctgaaaatgcgtattacacaacatatttgacgcgcaaaatatctcgtagcgaaaaagaaaactacagtactcctttaaataactactgtagcgctagtgtcgatttacagtactttttctatcaattcgttttttcttttagaatttttatccATTAACAAATGCTTTCCGTGAATTGACAGCAGCGCTACAGTATTCAtttaaagggttactgtagttttcgcggcgaaatattttgctcgtcaaatatgttgtgcaatacgcattcttagAACTTTGGGTTTTCCCGTAATAAGTCCTGTACCTGGGTCAGAaatgctttttgaaatttcttgtgCAACTCCACTGTCCTCTTCGACATTGTCCGATTTATCTGTTGCCCAAGCAATCTATCGGTAACATATGCAAATATCCAAATCTCCATGAACCCCGCCAAAATTAGAACACCAGCTGCTCGGAGGAAAAATCGAGTTTCAAGGAGCATCACAAAAACCAGGTCAGCATTCACATAAAGTGGAATGCATGGGGCTATGCTTATCACAAAGTTCTTTGCGAGTTGCTGGTCGGGGATCATTTGGTACGCGGGGAAAAAGAACACTGTTGCAACGATGAAATGCGTGATGAACCACGGAGTTCGAAATACACGCCAACATTTGCTCGTCGGGATGAGGATGAGTAGACGGTTCTCGAAGACGAGAATGATTGTGACGAGCATGTCTGAAACGTTATTTTGTAAGCCACGTGGTGTAAGGCtgccccattacggtttgatctacaaaaaatgcgggaattttttgcccaaaaacaTGTGACATGAcgtgcaaaatcagttgagaagtcttagtctcttctcccgcattttttgtagatctacgtagatcaaatcaAAATGGGACAATCTGACACCGCGTGGTGAGCCACGCCTATGAAACTGTGCACGAATTTGCAGATTTTGCAACCTGGGCATAGTGTTCATGTTCGTAGCAGGGATGAGtgtggcaaatttgccgaatttgctgtTTTCGGAATTAGCCGAgcactggaaaatttcaaaatttgccgcacacccccaGTTCGTAGATTATTTTTGTTCTACCTTTAATCTGATCAATCACAAGAGAATTGCAgtaataattgaataaaacatCAACGGCTGGGACTACATTTTAGTGCCCAGACATAATAGATCACAGAGATTGAACgaattgatcaaaaaatgatcTGCATATTAGCCGTGGGCGGCAAGTGccatttggcaaattttttgtcgacaaattcggcaaatcggcaaattgccggtttgcctgtttgccggaaatttgccggtttgccggaaatttataatttcggcaatttaccggtatgctgattttcctgaaatttttattttcggcaagttgccggtttgccgatttgccagaaagttcattatcggcaaaatgccgatttgccgttctgccggacattttcaattctggcaatttgccggtttgccgttttgccagaaattttcattttgctaCATATGCTCAAAAACCTAAACTCTCTCTCagttttgaacgaaaaaaattcaaaaaaaaaaaaaacttacaagcTCCAACAACAAGCATAAAATACAACTGATGCTCATTCCTCACTCCAAAATCCTTCAACACACCCAATGGATAACCAGCTAGTGCTGGGAACAATATGTAAGGTGTCGTCAAAAAACTGAGGCCCAAATCGAAAAAGCAgcttaaaaagtgaaaattcaaGAGGCTCAGCTTCACGGATTTCATGGACGATGGGGTATGGAAAATGATACAATAGGCACCGTAGACGTGCACCGGGATCGCCACAAAACCAAAATAATGGAGAAATAAACGTTGAAAATCTGCGGTATACAGGTAGAAAGTGCTAGTACAGAAGTCGTGCGGCATTTTGGAAAGTGAACACCGAGAGGGATTTTCGGTTGAAAAGAACAAACTTTACACCTGTTATGTGGATTGTAATGTGTGCTGTTGCTCTCGAAACCAAAACATTACAttattaaacaatttaatttagtCATAACATAAGTTAATGAGATGTGGTTGCAACTGCTGCACCGAATTAAATCAAATATTCATAGAAATATACATGAATGACAAAATAATGTCATGTAATGTTATTGCTCGGCCGCACCGAACTCAGATTTTCCATTCGAACATGTGCCAAGACAGTGAGCCACCGAAGCGTAAACTCCCGGTACGGCACGTGAATGCAAATCATCACGATTGTCGAGAAAAATCCATGGGACGACACAATGATcacaataaaattattgattgcCTGATTGTGGAAATATAAAAGACTGGTCACACCTACATAGATTATGGGAATTATAAGGATGATGATTGGAATTGTTAGCTGAAAGTTTGTGTGTTTGATATTACGGTCTAaagcttcggcttaggcttcggcttcgACTTAGGcatcggcttaggcttaggcctaggcttagacctaggcttaggccaaggcctagacttaggcttaggcttacaaGGCAACGACGTTAAAACTTTGCGGGATATCGATATGAAATAAACGCCGAgctgaaacttttgaatagaGCCActcatttttggaatattctaGAAAGTATAACGTCTAAATCTCgacaaccaaaattttttttagaaaaagtgtttaactaaaaagtttcagataaaGTTATAAtctacaactttttagttgatcactttttgtcagatttttttcaacggaGCTGCATAGCTTCAAAGACATGATGTTCTGCGAACattggtttgaaaaaacatgTCAATAACGCATCAAAATGGCAATAGACGGCGATTACTACCAGCCCCCGGGAGCCATCatagcaaattttgagaaatgatTCTTGTAACCACTATTTTCAGCTACCATTTTGCGTTTATTTCGATAGCCCGCGCAGTTTTAACGTCATTCCCTTGTTAGACATAGTCTTAGCctttggcttaggctaaggcctAGTCGTTGGCtaaggcttagacttaggcataggcttagcctttggcttaggcttaggcttacctGTGTGATAAATGCTTTCTGAAACTTCCTATGCAACTCGACAGTTCTTTTCGACAAAATCAGGTTGATCTGCTTTCCCAACTGTTCATTCGTGATAAAGGCTAAAATCCAAGTCTCAATGAATCCTAATAAAATAAGAACTCCAGTCGTTCTCATGAAAAGCCCAGTTTCAATGAAGAGGATAAAAACCAAGTCAACATTCACGTATAGCGGAATGCACGGAGCAATTCTTCTGATCGAGTTTTTCGCCACTTCCTGATCGGGAATCAGTGAATAGATTGGTAGCAAGAACACGGTGACAAGAATTAAATGGGCAATAAACCACGGAACTCGAAATGCcttccaaaatttgacggtTGGGACGAGCATGAGAAGACGATTCTCGAAAACGAGTATGATTGCGACGAGCATGTCTAGAAAGTTGCGATTTAggagaattttttattcgaaaaacctGATTTTTCTGCTGTGCCAcctggtgtcaggttgtcccatttcggtttgatcaacaaaaaatgcgggaattccttctccaaaaaatctgaCGTCAGAAAGCTCTGTTGAGAAGTCTTTACCGCAATTATCGTAGATCTACGCAGATAAAACCGAAATGGGGCACTATGGAACCGGGTTTTAACGGTAAAAATTTGTggcacgagaaatgcgccagcaGCGCGTTTTGCGCATTTCCAAACGAACAACTTACAAGCTCCAACCAAAAGCATAAAATACACCTGATGCTCATTCCGCACTCCAAAATCCTTCAAGACACCCAATGGATA
This is a stretch of genomic DNA from Caenorhabditis elegans chromosome V. It encodes these proteins:
- the srh-212 gene encoding Serpentine Receptor, class H (Confirmed by transcript evidence), which gives rise to MTYDFCTSTFYLYTADFQRLFLHYFGFLAIPVHVYGAYCIIFHTPSSMKSVKLSLLNFHFFSCFFDLGLSFLTTPYILFPALAGYPLGVLKDFGVRNEHQVYFMLLVGAYMLVAIILVFENRLLMLVPTVKFWKAFRVPWFIAHLILVTVFLLPIYSLIPDQEVAKNSIRRIAPCIPLYVNVDLVFILFIETGLFMRTTGVLILLGFIETWILAFITNEQLGKQINLILSKRTVELHRKFQKAFITQLTIPIIILIIPIIYVGVTSLLYFHNQAINNFIVIIVSSHGFFSTIVMICIHVPYREFTLRWLTVLAHVRMENLSSVRPSNNIT
- the srh-213 gene encoding Serpentine Receptor, class H (Confirmed by transcript evidence), giving the protein MPHDFCTSTFYLYTADFQRLFLHYFGFVAIPVHVYGAYCIIFHTPSSMKSVKLSLLNFHFLSCFFDLGLSFLTTPYILFPALAGYPLGVLKDFGVRNEHQLYFMLVVGAYMLVTIILVFENRLLILIPTSKCWRVFRTPWFITHFIVATVFFFPAYQMIPDQQLAKNFVISIAPCIPLYVNADLVFVMLLETRFFLRAAGVLILAGFMEIWIFAYVTDRLLGQQINRTMSKRTVELHKKFQKAFLTQLTIPILILILPIIYIGVSCLVFYHNQAINNITVIIVSSHGFFSTIVMIYIHAPYREFTLRWLTVLTHVRLENQSSVVPSNNIT